The Achromobacter pestifer genome includes a region encoding these proteins:
- a CDS encoding allantoinase PuuE: MTTDHPHLRRDFVGYGANPPDPKWPDGARLALNLCINYEEGGEPSVPDGDAESETGLTEGGAGGFAGRDLAAESMFEYGSRIGFWRVHRLLQERGMAATILGCGLALERNPEVCEAIKAAGYDVCAHGWRWERHQNLTLEEERERIRRTVESITRTVGSRPLGWYCRYGPSLNTRALLAEEGGFLYDSDTYNDELPYWTEVAGKPHLLVPYGLANNDAKFIRGGMATGQDLFEYLRDAFDMLYEEGATAPKMMSVGLHLRLVGQPGRAAGLARFLDHVAARGDVWVCRRADIARHWHAHHPAAQGAAR, encoded by the coding sequence ATGACTACCGATCATCCGCACTTGCGCCGCGATTTCGTCGGCTACGGCGCCAACCCGCCCGATCCCAAATGGCCGGACGGCGCGCGCCTGGCGCTGAACCTCTGCATCAACTACGAGGAAGGCGGCGAGCCTTCCGTGCCGGACGGCGACGCTGAATCCGAGACCGGGCTGACCGAGGGCGGCGCGGGCGGCTTCGCCGGGCGCGACCTGGCGGCCGAATCGATGTTCGAGTACGGCAGCCGGATCGGCTTCTGGCGCGTGCACCGGCTGCTGCAGGAACGCGGCATGGCAGCCACGATACTGGGCTGCGGCCTGGCGCTGGAACGCAATCCTGAAGTCTGTGAGGCCATCAAGGCGGCGGGCTATGACGTGTGCGCGCACGGCTGGCGCTGGGAACGGCACCAGAACCTGACGCTGGAAGAGGAGCGCGAGCGTATCCGCCGCACGGTGGAATCGATCACCCGCACGGTGGGCTCGCGTCCGCTGGGCTGGTATTGCCGCTACGGCCCCAGCCTGAACACCCGCGCGCTGCTGGCCGAGGAAGGCGGCTTCCTCTACGACTCCGACACCTACAACGATGAGCTGCCCTACTGGACCGAGGTCGCTGGCAAGCCCCACCTGCTGGTGCCCTACGGCCTGGCCAACAACGACGCCAAGTTCATCCGCGGCGGCATGGCCACGGGGCAGGACCTGTTCGAGTACCTGCGCGACGCTTTCGACATGCTGTACGAGGAAGGCGCCACGGCTCCCAAGATGATGTCCGTGGGACTGCATCTGCGGCTGGTCGGCCAGCCCGGGCGCGCAGCGGGCCTGGCGCGCTTCCTGGACCATGTGGCGGCGCGCGGCGACGTCTGGGTCTGCCGCCGCGCCGACATCGCGCGCCACTGGCATGCGCACCATCCGGCCGCCCAGGGCGCCGCGCGCTGA
- a CDS encoding ureidoglycolate lyase, producing MNGSLRMIRPQPLTPEAFAPYGEVIAHQGAERRHYLTEPMRHGPEVIRQAGWVSRVQAAAPGPVEIRLMERHRYAAQSFVPLTDSPYLVVVAPTGADDLPDMARLEAFLATGSQGVCYRVGAWHHGLTVLRGPAEFLVLMGQTGRGDDDEFWQAPAPHALVSISD from the coding sequence ATGAACGGCTCCCTGCGCATGATCCGCCCGCAGCCGCTCACGCCCGAGGCCTTCGCGCCATATGGCGAGGTGATCGCGCACCAGGGCGCGGAGCGCCGCCACTATCTGACCGAGCCCATGCGGCATGGGCCCGAAGTGATCCGGCAGGCCGGCTGGGTTAGCCGGGTGCAGGCGGCGGCGCCGGGGCCAGTCGAGATCCGGCTGATGGAACGCCATCGCTATGCGGCGCAGAGTTTCGTGCCGTTGACGGACTCGCCCTATCTGGTGGTGGTGGCGCCGACCGGGGCCGACGACCTGCCCGACATGGCGCGGCTGGAAGCGTTTCTCGCGACCGGCAGCCAGGGCGTGTGCTACCGCGTGGGCGCCTGGCATCACGGCCTGACCGTGTTGCGGGGGCCGGCGGAGTTCCTGGTCCTGATGGGCCAGACCGGCCGCGGCGATGACGACGAGTTCTGGCAGGCGCCGGCGCCGCACGCCCTGGTTTCGATTTCCGATTGA
- a CDS encoding GntR family transcriptional regulator: MPKAATAQPGLVDRIAHDIQAGVYGPGAWLKQIDLQERYDAKRLDVRRALDQLAAKRLIAHIPNRGYHVYAMDPDQHLQIRDIRILLETGAAADLMPNVTVAKVRALRTLAERFAKLLQDGTLLEQYEVNLAFHAGMYDMCRNRELTALIQETRARGPAAPAKEWVTRSRIEISAREHFDMVDALEARDVKRLQKIIAQHVGQDIS, from the coding sequence ATGCCGAAAGCGGCAACGGCGCAGCCCGGCCTGGTTGATCGCATCGCCCATGATATTCAGGCGGGCGTGTACGGTCCCGGCGCCTGGCTGAAACAGATCGACCTGCAGGAACGCTACGACGCCAAGCGTCTGGACGTTCGGCGGGCGTTAGACCAATTGGCCGCCAAGCGGCTGATCGCGCACATTCCGAACCGGGGCTATCACGTCTACGCCATGGACCCGGACCAGCATCTGCAGATCCGCGACATCCGCATCCTGCTGGAAACGGGCGCGGCGGCGGACCTGATGCCCAACGTCACCGTGGCCAAGGTCCGTGCGCTGCGCACCCTGGCCGAACGCTTCGCCAAGCTGCTGCAGGATGGCACGCTGCTGGAACAGTACGAGGTCAACCTGGCTTTCCATGCGGGCATGTACGACATGTGCCGCAACCGCGAACTGACCGCGCTGATCCAGGAAACCCGGGCCCGCGGCCCGGCGGCGCCGGCCAAGGAATGGGTGACGCGATCGCGCATCGAGATCTCCGCGCGCGAGCATTTCGACATGGTCGACGCGCTGGAAGCGCGCGACGTCAAGCGCCTGCAGAAAATCATCGCCCAGCACGTGGGGCAGGACATTTCCTGA
- a CDS encoding ABC transporter substrate-binding protein gives MKNHLLSAAVALALGAMAGTAWAQSAPPLRISLTADIRSTEPGVNRDSNSDAVVLHIVEGLVAYGEDAEVRPLLAKSVDISPDGKTYTFKLRDGIKFHNGKPMTSADVLWTWQHYTAANSGWRCASEFDGRGTVKVTGVETPDAQTVVYHIEKPSSLFLATLARADCGGTGILSKDSVRADGSWDKPIGTGPFELAEWKRGEYVRLTKFAGYSNLDGKRDGYTGSKRPLVDEVRFLIVPDDSTAKAALQRGNIDIIEDVSNSDVPVLQGTPNVKVAHAPVMSMTALLMQTKDPVLSSPKMRQALAHAIDYQQLAAAVTEGLAQPNNSIVPLVSPYYDAAQKQGWNYDPALARKLLGEAGYKGQDLVILTTKRYPQSYNSAVIIQAMLQAVGIKAQLSVVEWATQLDRYNAGTYQMMTFPYSARLDAAMNYEMVTGDKAKQPRKVWDNPQALKLIEAASSDTDHAKRQASFDQLHRLFLADVPSIPLYNGLDIGAYRADIRGYQPWAVKKPRAWEVERVAP, from the coding sequence ATGAAAAACCATCTGTTGAGCGCCGCGGTTGCGCTGGCGCTGGGCGCCATGGCCGGCACGGCCTGGGCGCAATCCGCCCCGCCGCTGCGCATTTCGCTCACGGCCGATATCCGCTCCACCGAACCCGGCGTCAACCGCGACAGCAATAGCGACGCCGTGGTGCTGCACATCGTCGAGGGCCTGGTGGCCTACGGCGAGGACGCCGAGGTGCGGCCGCTGCTGGCCAAGTCGGTGGACATCAGCCCGGACGGCAAGACCTATACCTTCAAGCTGCGCGACGGCATCAAGTTCCACAACGGCAAGCCCATGACCTCGGCCGACGTGCTGTGGACCTGGCAGCACTACACCGCGGCCAATTCGGGCTGGCGCTGCGCCAGCGAATTCGACGGGCGCGGCACGGTCAAGGTGACGGGCGTGGAAACGCCGGACGCGCAGACGGTGGTCTATCACATCGAAAAGCCCAGCAGCCTGTTCCTGGCGACGCTGGCGCGCGCCGACTGCGGCGGCACCGGCATCCTGTCCAAGGATTCGGTGCGCGCGGACGGTTCCTGGGACAAGCCCATAGGCACCGGGCCGTTCGAGCTGGCGGAATGGAAGCGCGGCGAGTACGTGCGCCTGACCAAGTTCGCGGGCTATTCGAACCTGGACGGCAAGCGCGACGGCTACACGGGATCGAAGCGGCCGCTGGTGGACGAGGTGCGCTTCCTGATCGTGCCGGACGATTCCACCGCCAAGGCGGCCTTGCAGCGCGGCAACATCGACATCATCGAGGACGTGTCCAATAGCGACGTGCCGGTGCTGCAAGGCACGCCGAACGTCAAGGTGGCGCATGCGCCGGTGATGAGCATGACGGCGCTGCTGATGCAGACCAAGGATCCAGTGCTGTCGAGCCCGAAGATGCGGCAGGCGCTGGCGCACGCGATCGATTACCAGCAACTGGCGGCGGCGGTGACGGAAGGCCTGGCGCAGCCCAACAATTCGATCGTGCCGCTGGTGTCGCCCTACTACGACGCGGCGCAGAAGCAGGGCTGGAACTATGATCCGGCGCTGGCGCGGAAGCTGCTGGGCGAAGCCGGCTACAAGGGGCAGGATCTGGTCATCCTGACGACCAAGCGCTATCCGCAGTCGTACAACTCGGCGGTCATCATCCAGGCGATGCTGCAGGCGGTGGGGATCAAGGCACAGTTGTCGGTGGTGGAATGGGCGACGCAGCTGGACCGCTATAACGCGGGCACTTACCAGATGATGACGTTCCCGTATTCGGCGCGGCTGGATGCGGCAATGAACTACGAGATGGTGACGGGCGACAAGGCGAAGCAACCGCGCAAGGTCTGGGACAACCCGCAGGCGCTGAAGCTGATCGAGGCGGCGTCGTCGGATACGGATCACGCGAAGCGGCAGGCTTCGTTCGATCAGCTGCATCGATTGTTCCTGGCGGATGTGCCTAGTATTCCTTTGTATAACGGCTTGGATATTGGGGCTTATCGGGCGGATATCAGGGGGTATCAGCCTTGGGCGGTTAAGAAGCCGCGGGCATGGGAGGTGGAGCGGGTGGCGCCTTGA
- a CDS encoding GntR family transcriptional regulator produces MNATQRTYQTLLDQIVTRRIPAGEVLEERRLADELEVSRTPLRAAMNRLLGEGMLERLSNGSIVVRSFGVTDLLELLQIRSLLESEAAAMATSRIPAEPLEGLRTRLQALLDAKTPDEKLDWEVDNALHDLVAAYCGNRNLATMITAARRQVRMCDVERLPQRQVQAREEHLAIVEALLSGDSARARQAMAAHLENVRRSYVNSLGYLSHGA; encoded by the coding sequence ATGAACGCTACGCAACGCACCTATCAAACCCTGCTGGACCAGATCGTTACGCGCCGGATTCCGGCGGGGGAAGTGCTGGAGGAACGCCGCCTGGCGGATGAGCTGGAGGTGTCGCGCACGCCTTTGCGCGCGGCCATGAACCGGCTGTTGGGCGAAGGGATGCTGGAGCGGCTGTCGAACGGGTCCATTGTGGTGCGTTCCTTCGGCGTGACGGATCTGCTGGAGTTGCTGCAGATCCGCAGTCTGCTGGAGAGCGAGGCGGCGGCAATGGCGACCAGCCGGATTCCGGCTGAGCCGCTGGAGGGGCTGCGGACCCGGTTGCAGGCGCTGCTGGATGCGAAGACGCCGGACGAGAAGTTGGACTGGGAAGTCGACAACGCACTGCATGACCTGGTGGCGGCGTATTGCGGCAACCGGAATCTGGCAACCATGATCACGGCGGCGCGGCGGCAGGTGCGGATGTGCGACGTGGAGCGCTTGCCGCAGCGGCAGGTGCAGGCGCGGGAAGAGCATCTGGCGATCGTCGAAGCGCTGTTGTCGGGCGATTCGGCTCGCGCGCGGCAGGCGATGGCGGCGCATCTGGAGAACGTGCGGCGCAGTTATGTGAATTCGCTGGGATATCTGAGCCATGGCGCGTGA
- a CDS encoding ABC transporter substrate-binding protein translates to MHHVFVPRALALSLALAAAGSAQAALLTIAQPADIRSTNPGVNRDNTTDGVVLNIVEGLVGYRENGTVGPLLAKSVDLSEDGLSYTFKLRDGVKFHNGATLTSADVIWNWQRYMDPKTDWRCRSDFDGRNGLKVTDVSAPDAQTVVMKVDRKSAVFLDSLARTDCGMTAIISKDSVAADGSWIKPVGTGPYMFKDWKRGEYTLLTAYKDYVSPAGDKPDGYVGSKRPLAEEVKFLVVPDPSTSKAGLLSGAIDAAQITNTDVGELKSAKNLTVFSPHDAVKHVLLFQTEDPVLKNVKIRQAIAASLDIPQVVAAASEGLGQLNNSAVYAGSAYYKDAEKRGYKYDPARAQQLLKEAGYKGEPVVIYANKRAHVPSYQVAVIAQAMMQAVGINAKIEVLEWATQLDRYNTGKYQISSFSFSSRLDPSLSFEQFSGDKAKQPRKVWDDPAAQKLIDESFLESDPAKRQALFDQLHALMLEQTPMLMLYNGADAWASSKRVEGFSVWEGKPRAWETKVRDGK, encoded by the coding sequence ATGCACCACGTTTTCGTACCCAGAGCGCTTGCGCTCAGCCTGGCGCTGGCCGCCGCCGGTTCGGCCCAGGCCGCGCTGCTCACCATCGCCCAGCCGGCCGACATCCGCTCGACCAACCCCGGCGTCAACCGCGACAACACCACCGACGGCGTGGTGCTCAACATCGTCGAGGGCCTGGTGGGCTACCGCGAGAACGGCACCGTGGGCCCCTTGCTGGCGAAGTCCGTGGACCTGTCGGAAGACGGCCTGAGTTATACCTTCAAGCTGCGCGATGGCGTCAAGTTCCACAACGGCGCCACGCTGACCTCGGCCGACGTGATCTGGAACTGGCAGCGCTACATGGATCCCAAGACGGATTGGCGCTGCCGCAGCGACTTCGACGGCCGCAACGGCCTGAAGGTGACGGACGTGTCCGCGCCCGACGCGCAGACCGTGGTGATGAAGGTGGACCGCAAGTCCGCGGTGTTCCTGGATTCGCTAGCCCGCACCGATTGCGGCATGACGGCCATCATCTCCAAGGATTCGGTCGCGGCCGACGGTTCCTGGATCAAGCCGGTCGGCACCGGCCCCTACATGTTCAAGGACTGGAAGCGCGGCGAATACACCTTGTTGACGGCCTACAAGGACTACGTCTCGCCCGCCGGCGACAAGCCGGACGGCTACGTGGGCTCCAAGCGACCGCTGGCCGAAGAGGTCAAGTTCCTGGTGGTGCCGGATCCTTCCACCTCGAAGGCGGGCCTGCTGTCGGGCGCGATCGACGCCGCGCAGATCACCAACACCGACGTGGGCGAGCTGAAGAGCGCCAAGAACCTGACGGTGTTCAGCCCGCACGATGCCGTCAAGCACGTGCTGCTGTTCCAGACCGAGGATCCGGTCCTGAAGAATGTGAAGATCCGCCAGGCCATCGCCGCGTCGCTGGATATTCCGCAGGTCGTGGCCGCGGCCTCCGAAGGCCTGGGCCAGCTGAACAACTCCGCCGTCTACGCGGGTTCAGCCTATTACAAGGACGCCGAGAAGCGTGGCTACAAGTACGATCCGGCCCGGGCCCAGCAACTGCTGAAGGAAGCCGGCTACAAGGGCGAGCCCGTGGTGATCTACGCCAACAAGCGCGCCCACGTGCCCAGCTATCAGGTGGCGGTGATCGCGCAGGCCATGATGCAGGCGGTGGGCATCAACGCCAAGATCGAGGTGCTGGAATGGGCCACGCAGCTGGACCGCTACAACACCGGCAAGTATCAGATCAGCTCGTTCTCGTTTTCGTCGCGCCTGGATCCTTCGCTGAGCTTCGAGCAGTTTTCGGGCGACAAGGCCAAGCAGCCGCGCAAGGTCTGGGACGACCCGGCGGCGCAGAAGCTGATCGATGAAAGCTTCCTGGAATCCGATCCGGCCAAGCGCCAGGCGCTGTTCGACCAGCTGCACGCACTGATGCTGGAACAGACGCCGATGCTGATGCTGTACAACGGCGCGGACGCTTGGGCGTCCAGCAAGCGCGTGGAAGGATTCTCGGTCTGGGAAGGCAAGCCGCGGGCCTGGGAAACCAAGGTCCGCGACGGCAAGTAA
- a CDS encoding ABC transporter ATP-binding protein, protein MSALVSVSNLSLSVGPGGRGIVSGVSFEVAPGEMVGIVGESGSGKTQAARAIMGLTPSPLVVAGGSIKFEGVEVTQASPAALRKLRGARIGMVFQEPMTSLNPSMPIGRQLEEGLRLHRKDLSTAARRERILDMLRRVGIRDPKGAMEAWPHEFSGGMRQRMMLASVMLLEPALLIADEPTTALDAVVQRDVLELMVDLTREHHTAVLMISHDLPMVARYTERMVVMQHGKVLETGATASILERPQHPYTRKLLDAMPRRLPARQLGKEAPIVEVKNLVVDYAGHQRLFSRTGAKRALNGIDLHVKPREVVAVVGGSGSGKTTLGRAIAGLLAPTSGQILFRGQPVSRRSASWRDYRLNCQMVFQDPYSSLDPRMTIGQLVGEGLRMLDGMPAAEKRRRVDEVLAEVGLGSEYAKRYPHEMSGGQRQRVAIARAIVRRPAFVIADEPVSALDVTVRAQVLDLFADLQERHGFSCLFISHDLGVVEQVADRVVVMRDGGIVEQGSRDTVFDQPQEEYTRSLLSAIPALESTDTGGVRLRWRLDRQQPLRASA, encoded by the coding sequence ATGAGCGCATTGGTATCGGTATCGAATCTGTCGCTGAGCGTCGGCCCAGGCGGGCGCGGCATCGTCAGCGGGGTGTCCTTCGAGGTGGCGCCCGGCGAGATGGTCGGCATCGTCGGCGAATCCGGCAGCGGCAAGACGCAGGCCGCGCGCGCCATCATGGGCCTGACGCCGTCGCCGCTGGTGGTGGCCGGCGGCTCCATCAAGTTCGAAGGCGTGGAGGTGACGCAGGCGTCGCCCGCCGCGCTGCGCAAGCTGCGCGGAGCGCGCATCGGCATGGTGTTCCAGGAGCCGATGACCTCGCTGAATCCTTCCATGCCCATCGGCCGCCAGCTGGAGGAGGGCCTGCGGCTGCACCGCAAGGACCTTTCCACCGCTGCGCGCCGCGAACGCATCCTGGATATGCTGCGCCGGGTCGGCATCCGCGACCCCAAAGGGGCCATGGAGGCCTGGCCGCACGAGTTCTCCGGCGGCATGCGCCAGCGCATGATGCTGGCGTCCGTGATGCTGCTGGAACCCGCGCTGCTGATCGCCGACGAACCCACCACGGCGCTGGACGCGGTGGTGCAGCGCGACGTGCTGGAACTGATGGTGGACCTCACGCGCGAACACCACACGGCGGTGCTGATGATCAGCCACGACCTGCCGATGGTGGCGCGCTACACCGAACGCATGGTGGTGATGCAGCACGGCAAGGTGCTGGAGACCGGCGCCACCGCCAGCATTCTGGAGCGGCCGCAGCATCCCTACACGCGCAAGCTGCTGGACGCCATGCCGCGCCGGCTGCCGGCGCGCCAGTTGGGCAAGGAGGCGCCCATCGTCGAGGTCAAGAACCTGGTGGTCGACTATGCCGGCCATCAACGGCTGTTCTCGCGCACCGGCGCCAAGCGCGCGCTCAACGGCATAGACCTGCACGTCAAGCCGCGCGAGGTGGTGGCGGTGGTGGGCGGCTCGGGGTCGGGCAAGACCACGCTGGGCCGGGCCATTGCCGGACTGCTGGCGCCGACCTCCGGCCAGATTCTGTTCCGCGGCCAGCCCGTGAGCCGCCGGTCGGCCTCCTGGCGCGACTACCGGCTGAATTGCCAGATGGTGTTCCAGGATCCGTATTCCTCGCTGGACCCGCGCATGACCATCGGCCAACTGGTGGGCGAGGGCCTGCGCATGCTGGACGGCATGCCCGCGGCGGAAAAGCGCCGCCGGGTGGACGAAGTGCTGGCCGAAGTGGGGCTGGGTTCCGAATACGCCAAACGCTATCCGCACGAGATGTCGGGCGGGCAGCGCCAGCGCGTGGCGATCGCCCGCGCCATCGTGCGCCGTCCGGCCTTCGTCATCGCCGACGAGCCGGTGTCCGCGCTGGACGTGACCGTGCGCGCGCAGGTGTTGGACCTGTTCGCCGACCTGCAGGAACGCCATGGCTTTTCCTGCCTGTTCATCAGCCACGATCTGGGCGTGGTGGAGCAGGTGGCCGACCGCGTGGTGGTGATGCGCGACGGCGGCATCGTCGAACAGGGCTCGCGCGACACCGTCTTCGATCAACCGCAAGAGGAGTACACCCGCAGCCTGCTGTCGGCAATTCCGGCGCTGGAGTCCACCGATACCGGCGGCGTGCGCCTGCGCTGGCGGCTGGACCGGCAGCAGCCGTTGCGGGCCAGCGCCTGA
- a CDS encoding ABC transporter permease gives MKKRIAANALLGGAIVALMLVAAVMGAFWTPHDPLKINFVARLKPPGGEFLLGTDEFGRDELSRLLAGASSSVWISLLTVSFAIVAGTIVGTLTGFVRGWTDRIIMAFNNALLAFPGLLLALGLLAVVGANKYGIILALGLAYTPSVTRIVRGTVLSLREKEFIESSRVLGNSELYTMFRHVLPNCVAPLTVLATSMFGWVILAESALSFLGLGVPPPAPTWGNMLAAARPFMAQASYLSILPGLAIALALLGINLLGDAVRDRFDPRMRGV, from the coding sequence ATGAAAAAGCGAATTGCAGCCAACGCGCTACTGGGCGGCGCCATCGTGGCGCTGATGCTGGTGGCGGCCGTCATGGGCGCCTTCTGGACGCCGCATGACCCGCTCAAGATCAACTTCGTGGCGCGCCTGAAGCCGCCCGGCGGCGAGTTCCTGCTGGGCACGGACGAATTCGGCCGCGACGAGCTGTCGCGCCTGCTGGCCGGCGCCTCCAGCAGCGTCTGGATCAGCCTGCTGACGGTGAGCTTCGCCATCGTCGCGGGCACGATCGTCGGCACGCTCACGGGTTTCGTGCGAGGCTGGACCGACCGCATCATCATGGCCTTCAACAACGCCCTGCTGGCCTTTCCCGGCCTGCTGCTGGCGCTGGGCCTGCTGGCAGTAGTGGGCGCCAACAAGTACGGCATCATCCTGGCGCTGGGCCTGGCCTACACGCCGTCGGTGACGCGCATCGTGCGCGGCACGGTGCTGTCGCTGCGCGAGAAGGAGTTCATCGAATCCTCGCGCGTGCTGGGCAACTCCGAGCTCTACACCATGTTCCGCCACGTGCTGCCCAATTGCGTGGCGCCGCTGACGGTCCTGGCGACCTCCATGTTCGGCTGGGTGATCCTGGCGGAAAGCGCGCTGTCCTTCCTGGGCCTGGGCGTGCCGCCTCCCGCGCCCACCTGGGGCAACATGCTGGCCGCCGCCCGGCCGTTCATGGCGCAGGCTTCCTATCTATCCATACTTCCCGGCCTGGCCATCGCGCTCGCGCTGCTGGGGATCAATCTGCTGGGCGACGCGGTGCGTGACCGTTTCGATCCCCGCATGAGGGGCGTGTAA
- a CDS encoding Bug family tripartite tricarboxylate transporter substrate binding protein has protein sequence MSKYQKINRRGLLATALAGLLALGLSPAAQAEAYPSKPIRIVVPFPPGGAADTLARALSQQLNDTLGKQVIVENRAGAGGTIGTNAVARAEPDGYTLLLGNVSTLAIAPSLYPNLNYDPVKDFTPITLVGKSPLVFAVNPGLQAKNLPELIALANKDPGKLTFGSSGAGSITHLTGEVLNLATGGKLVHVPYKGSAPVLLAVASGELSMGVTQVVEMLPQYKGGRVGAAAVTGIEKSPALPEVTTAASQGVKGLEATTWYSLMAPAGVPAEVVQRLHPALEKVLNNAELRKRFADEGLILAPSTQAELSAFLGNEVRDWAAVIKQAGVKLD, from the coding sequence ATGTCGAAGTACCAGAAAATCAATCGCCGCGGCCTGCTGGCCACGGCCCTGGCCGGGTTGCTGGCGCTGGGCCTGAGCCCGGCGGCGCAGGCCGAGGCCTATCCCAGCAAGCCCATCCGCATCGTCGTGCCCTTCCCGCCCGGCGGCGCGGCCGACACGCTGGCGCGCGCGCTGTCGCAGCAGTTGAACGACACGCTGGGCAAGCAGGTCATCGTGGAAAACCGGGCCGGCGCGGGCGGCACCATCGGCACCAATGCGGTGGCGCGCGCGGAGCCGGACGGCTACACGCTGCTGCTGGGCAACGTGTCCACGCTGGCCATCGCGCCCAGCCTGTATCCGAACCTGAACTACGACCCGGTCAAGGACTTCACGCCCATCACGCTGGTGGGCAAGAGCCCGCTGGTGTTCGCGGTCAATCCGGGCCTGCAGGCGAAGAACCTGCCTGAGCTGATCGCCCTGGCGAACAAGGATCCGGGCAAGCTGACCTTCGGCTCTTCCGGCGCGGGCAGCATCACCCACCTGACCGGCGAAGTGCTGAACCTGGCCACGGGCGGCAAGCTGGTGCACGTGCCCTACAAGGGCAGCGCGCCGGTGCTGCTGGCGGTGGCCTCGGGCGAGTTGAGCATGGGCGTGACCCAGGTCGTGGAAATGCTGCCGCAGTACAAGGGCGGCCGGGTCGGCGCCGCGGCGGTGACGGGCATCGAGAAGTCGCCTGCCCTGCCCGAGGTGACGACCGCGGCATCGCAGGGAGTGAAGGGACTGGAAGCCACCACCTGGTACAGCCTGATGGCGCCGGCCGGCGTGCCCGCGGAAGTGGTGCAGCGCCTGCATCCGGCGCTGGAGAAGGTGCTGAACAACGCCGAGCTGCGCAAGCGCTTTGCCGACGAAGGCTTGATCCTGGCGCCGTCCACGCAGGCAGAACTGAGCGCGTTCCTGGGCAATGAAGTGCGTGACTGGGCCGCGGTGATCAAACAGGCCGGCGTCAAGCTCGACTGA